A stretch of DNA from Oryza brachyantha chromosome 9, ObraRS2, whole genome shotgun sequence:
TCCGCTCGCATGGCGAGAGATTCAATGCCCTTCGAATTGCttccttccccttcctccaTCTGCTGTGCGGCGCGTCGGTGGGTTGGAAACTGACTCGCTGTCGCTGACCCACTGGCCCGCGGTCtcttctccttcccctttcGAGTTTTGAATACTCGACATTTGAATTCCTGTAATTAAACTTAAACCCACCCTCAAGTAGGAAAGttttaaattgaatttggatattaaaaattcaaaccccCAAACACAAGCGGGAAATCGTAAATTTAGCTCTCGGGACGGTTCCAATCGCGCGCGCATCGCAAAACCCCCCAAACAAGAGCAATCTCAAAATTGTGTTTCGGCATTTCTTTTTCCCGGTTCCACCCCAAATCGCTTCGACGAATCACAAATTTATCACCGAAATTGTAACGCGCGCTCAACGGGTGCAGGTTACATACTGATATCGCGACTGCAATTTCAAAATGGCTAAACCAATTGGGCAACCCAAGATTGCAGAATGTAAATCGTGTACACCCCACATGGTGCATCAAGAGATTGAAGCGTAATTTGAAAGGTAAATCGCTGCAAATTTCCTATTCCATTTGAACGAACCAGCAGTTCATACATCACTAGGAACAGGAGACGATAAGAAACAACAGCAACAAGAGAAAAGAGGCTAAGCTACTACTACAACGACCTCTGAAGAACATGGCACTAATCGAATCCCTATCAAATTCCTGCGCCGGCCGGCCTAGCCGCCGAAGCCGTAGAGGGTGCGGCCCTGTCGCTTGAGCGCGTAGACGACGTCCATGGCTGTGACGGTCTTGCGGCGGGCGTGCTCCGTGTAGGTGACGGCGTCGCGGATGACGTTCTCGAGGAAGATCTTGAGCACGCCGCGGGTCTCCTCGTAGATCAGCCCGGAGATGCGCTTCACGCCGCCCCtcctcgccagccgccggatCGCCGGCTTCGTGATCCCCTGGATGTTGTCGCGGAGCACCTTCCTGTGCCGCTTGGCTCCGCCCTTCCCGAGCCCCTTGCCGCCCTTGCCCCTCCCAGACATCGCcggttcgtcgccgccgcgctgacTTGGTGAGAGGTGGTTGGTGGTTGCCGCtgcgccggtggtggtggtggtggtgacgagGTGATGGAGAAGGTGGCGTGTGGGGGCGGGGATTTATAGAGGCGTGGGTTTTGGAGGAAGCCAGGGGGGCACGATCCGCGTGATGAGGATGCCTCCCCGTTGGATGGAGGATGGACGGTGATGAGTGGGGAGAGTGGGGGGCGCGCGGATCGGTGACGTGGTGTAGTGGTGGGCGGGAGGTGTGTTTCTTTTGTGAGGATGTGGCGGGGTGCGGGAATTCGAGCGGGTAGGGGGCTCGCGTTGGGTCGATGGCAGGTGGGCCTCGGGTTTTTTGGGTAGCCGGCGGTGCGCGAGCATGCTCGCGGTCTAGAAATTTCGATGGGTTCCGTCTATGACAGTGGACCCATGGTTTCAGTGCCACCGGGTTACTAGAAAACGTCTCCGTTCGTTGAAGGCGTAAATGAACATTGGGACCATTATTTCTGAGATGAAGCTGACGTGTCACGTAATTTAACTATGTAAGTCGAACAAATTAAAATCCTTAAGATTAGCAAAAGCCCATCACATTTGCAGTCCATCCAATTTGGTGAGTAAAACTATATCCTACTTATAACGAGATGACTCGCAACCAAGCAATGCATGAAAAAGATGGGCAAAACGAACTCGACAAATGTACGAGGATAAGGATGGGCATAGATCAATATACGTGTAATTCGTGACCGACTCTGCTCTAACTAAATGAACTAATTTCTCAGTATCTAaataataactaaatttatttaaataaactaGAGCCGATTGTAGGGTATCTATGGGACATGGGACGACCCGCACACATCCCTATACTACGAGGGACTGAAAAGCTTTTAGACATGTATAGGAATGTTCTTCTTTATGTAATTTATAATGTCTTTTTGGTGGATTACAAAATGTGTTAGTTTAACTTTCTAGTAGATAAAATGTGTTATGTCCGGCATaggtatatatgtgttatccCTGTGGTCATGTGTTGTGTtgttttcgttttatttgcaCAAGACTCTATTCTCACGAAATCGGTTCAAAGTTTTCTAACTTTGATTAGTtcgtagaaaaatatttaacatatGCAATATTAAACTAATACACCATTAGGACATAATCCATGGCGTTTtctaaataaactattttggCATTATAGATGTTGATGTATTTTCCTATAAATTCAGTCTAGgctaagaaaaaacaaatttgaataaaaccaAAACAGCAAAGGTAGTTCAGTAGTTCTAACGTTAAAATGACACGTAATGACTCTACGACTTACAAATTCATTTGTTCGCATCTCTCCTCTCAAAACGTTCCTGCATCGTGCCAACAGAGATAGTCCGGTAGTTCTAACATCAAAAGGACACATAATGACTCTACGACTTACAAACACATTtgttctcctctcttctcttacaGCGTTCCTATATCGTGTCACATGAAATGCTCCTCTCTTAAAACCATCACTAAAAGGCGGTTCTACGTGAAACCAAGGAGAAAAATTAGttagataaacttttatatggtTCCACACTCTTAATTACTGGTTACGTAGCCCGCACAAGCTATAAGGATCAGTTATAATGCACAGATATATATTGCTAGTCACGTAAAAACATATGTATcgatcataaaaatatattaggatAAAAGTGTATTAGTGAATCCAGCATCGACCCTGACGCTAGTTCCACAACAAAATTCCTACTCGGCCTGCAGCGTGTAGCCTGGAAATAAACATCCATCGGTATCACTCAACATCGATATCGTCCATTGTTTGTTCTATTCTAAAAGAATCTGTTCAAAGTGTTGGAGCAAAGATAGCTACCTACTCCACTCAACCATCATGCAAGTATAATTTCACTTCCTTTTGCGTCTGCCttgttttactttattttgcaCAAAGAAATGTATGATTAATTCCTTCCAATTCTGAATCAAGACACTTGTCTTCAGCTGTCCTGCTGCATTAACAAACTCACATGTAGTGTTCATGGCAGCATCACAGAAAGGAGACTCCCATCTTTTTGCCATGCATCGGTTATTTGTCACATCCTGACCAAAGAGTCAATCCACGTTGCGATTTGCCCCTGTGGTTTGTGTATAAGCATGCTAAAGATTGCATTTCCCATGCTTGTCAACATTGACATATTAATGGCATTTATAACAAGTAATACCAACATCGATCGGTACTTAAATGAGAAATTAAAAGGACAGTCTTTGCAGACAAGAGTTAGCAAATTAGCATGAACTGCATCATCAATATGAGCTCTGTGAGTTTGCCAATGATCCTGTCAAGCAATGCTGCAAATGTGATGATCCGGCCAGGCAT
This window harbors:
- the LOC102718205 gene encoding histone H4, with the translated sequence MSGRGKGGKGLGKGGAKRHRKVLRDNIQGITKPAIRRLARRGGVKRISGLIYEETRGVLKIFLENVIRDAVTYTEHARRKTVTAMDVVYALKRQGRTLYGFGG